In Arachis hypogaea cultivar Tifrunner chromosome 2, arahy.Tifrunner.gnm2.J5K5, whole genome shotgun sequence, a genomic segment contains:
- the LOC112758576 gene encoding protein HIGH CHLOROPHYLL FLUORESCENCE PHENOTYPE 244, chloroplastic-like — translation MKMALLNPNLNLRLPLTAPSQSQQQLSWRCNVAVAPTNLGTRLGFGSPLSTCFRVRCNAAAQAVNVAVGSGTPVRATNILVVGATGTLGRQIVRRALDEGYDVRCLVRPRPAPADFLRDWGATVVNADLSKPETIPATLVGVHTVIDCATGRPEEPIKTVDWEGKVALIQCAKAMGIQKYIFYSIHNCDKHPEVPLMEIKYCTEKFLRDSGINHITIRLCGFMQGLIGQYAVPILEEKSVWGTDAPTRIAYMDTQDIARLTFIALRNEKMNGKLLTFAGPRAWTTQEVITLCERLAGQDANVTTVPVSILRFTRQLTRFFEWTNDVADRLAFSEVLTSDTVFSVPMGETYNLLGVDSKDIVTLEKYLQDYFTNILKKLKDLKAQSKQTDIYF, via the exons ATGAAAATGGCGCTACTGAATCCGAACTTGAACCTCAGGTTACCATTAACAGCACCTTCCCAATCTCAGCAGCAACTATCATGGCGCTGCAATGTGGCGGTAGCACCCACCAACCTTGGCACGCGATTAGGATTCGGATCCCCCCTTTCTACTTGTTTCAGAGTGAGATGCAACGCGGCGGCGCAGGCCGTGAATGTTGCCGTTGGCAGCGGCACCCCTGTCAGAGCCACCAATATACTGGTAGTCGGCGCCACCGGAACTCTCGGCCGCCAGATTGTCCGCCGCGCACTCGACGAGGGCTACGATGTTAGGTGCCTCGTCCGCCCTCGCCCTGCCCCCGCCGACTTCCTTCGCGATTGGGGAGCAACCGTCGTCAAT GCTGACCTCAGTAAACCGGAGACTATTCCGGCAACACTCGTCGGCGTCCATACTGTTATTGACTGTGCCACCGGCCGTCCCGAGGAGCCTATCAAAAct GTGGATTGGGAAGGGAAAGTGGCTCTCATACAATGTGCTAAGGCAATGGGAATTCAGAAATATATTTTCTATTCCATACATAACTGTGACAAACATCCTGAGGTCCCTCTCATGGAAATCAAATACTGCACTGAGAAGTTCCTCCGTGATTCCGGCATCAATCACATCACAATCCGTTTATGTGGTTTCATGCAG GGCCTTATTGGCCAATATGCTGTTCCTATACTTGAAGAGAAATCTGTTTGGGGAACTGATGCTCCAACTAGAATTGCTTACATGGATACACAG GATATAGCGCGTTTGACGTTTATAGCGCTACGTAATGAGAAGATGAATGGTAAACTTCTTACATTTGCTGGTCCTCGCGCATGGACAACCCAAGAG GTGATAACTTTGTGCGAGAGGCTTGCCGGACAAGATGCTAATGTAACTACAGTTCCTGTCTCTATTTTAAGATTCACTCGCCAGTTGACTCGGTTTTTTGAGTGGACAAATGATGTTGCTGACAGATTAGCATTTTCAGAG GTCCTTACCAGCGATACTGTGTTCTCTGTTCCGATGGGAGAGACATACAATCTTCTCGGCGTGGATTCAAAAGATATAGTTACATTGGAGAAGTACTTGCAAGATTACTTCACCAACATTTTGAAGAAATTGAAGGATCTAAAAGCCCAGTCAAAACAAACAGATATTTACTTCTGA
- the LOC112758587 gene encoding alpha carbonic anhydrase 1, chloroplastic-like, with the protein MALQIIFSVIVSIALFFLPLYTSANEYSSVNFSYTGPHNGPEKWGSLSPLFAACSHGESQSPVNLNKSYIVFNKDLKSLDKHYIPTNATLVNNKFNIGVQFGGKVGDININGKNYSLKQLHWHSPAEHRANGRIHVAELHLVHKSEDNEIAVIAMLYKLGNPDPIISKIEDKLIELGRGHSNTQIAIGTFDIKELNRRPHRYFRYIGSLTTPPCTEGVHWNILGKLRTISEEQLELLKAPLDPTCKINARPIQPINDRKIQMYFKPNHNS; encoded by the exons ATGGCCTTGCAGATTATCTTCTCAGTCATAGTTTCCATTGCACTCTTCTTCTTGCCTTTGTACACTTCTGCAAATGAAT ATTCATCAGTTAATTTTAGTTACACTGGTCCACACAATGGGCCTGAAAAATGGGGAAGCTTGAGTCCATTATTTGCAGCATGCTCACATGGAGAATCTCAGAGTCCTGTGAATCTAAACAAGTCTTACATTGTCTTCAACAAGGATCTTAAGTCTTTAGACAAACACTACATTCCTACAAATGCCACTTTGGttaacaacaaattcaacatTGGG GTGCAATTTGGAGGAAAAGTAGGAGATATTAATATAAATGGAAAAAATTACTCCTTGAAACAATTGCATTGGCATTCTCCCGCAGAGCACCGTGCAAATGGTCGCAT ACATGTTGCTGAGCTTCATCTAGTACACAAAAGTGAAGACAATGAAATAGCAGTTATAGCAATGCTCTACAAATTGGGTAATCCTGACCCTATCATCTCAAAG ATTGAAGACAAGTTGATTGAGCTTGGGAGAGGGCATAGTAATACTCAAATTGCTATTGGAACCTTTGATATAAAGGAATTAAATAGAAGGCCACATAGATATTTTAGATATATTGGTTCTCTCACCACTCCTCCATGCACAGAGGGTGTCCATTGGAACATCCTTGGGAAG CTAAGGACCATATCTGAGGAACAATTAGAGCTCCTAAAAGCCCCATTGGACCCAACTTGCAAGATCAATGCAAGGCCCATTCAGCCCATCAATGATCGCAAAATTCAGATGTACTTCAAGCCCAACCataattcatga
- the LOC112758597 gene encoding uncharacterized protein, with amino-acid sequence MAASFSLSHFSLSLPNKVPRRRTTTCVSIRAMSETTSSSSETTSSSASTSVTFAAPPNFKPPEPKRFAVRPDKTAEVFGAVLPLLLRFATGVFVSGYSFSFVSKDEIPPNQYALEVSGYKVKETAKLGPRPEKPIEIYEFEGCPFCRKVREIVAILDLDILFYPCPRNGPNFRPKVAQMGGKQQFPYMVDPNTGVSMYESDDIIRYLVDKYGDGSVPITLSLGILTTLTAGLGLLARAGKGSTYTPAKLPPKPLVLWAYEGSPFCKLVREVIVELELPHLLINCARGSPKRQILYEKTGHFQAPFLEDPNTGVEMFESAEIIEYIKATYALQ; translated from the exons ATGGCTGCATCTTTCAGTCTCTCCCACTTCTCACTCTCACTGCCTAACAAGGtaccaagaagaagaacaacaacatgTGTTTCCATTAGAGCCATGTCAGaaacaacttcttcttcttcagaaaCAACTTCTTCTTCAGCTTCAACTTCAGTAACATTTGCAGCTCCACCGAATTTCAAGCCTCCTGAACCAAAACGCTTTGCTGTGAGACCTGACAAGACTGCTGAGGTCTTTGGAGCTGTTCTTCCATTGCTCCTTCGCTTTGCTACTGGTGTTTTTGTTTCTGG GTATTCTTTCTCATTTGTTTCAAAGGATGAAATTCCACCAAACCAGTATGCTTTGGAAGTTTCAG GCTACAAGGTAAAAGAAACAGCGAAGTTAGGTCCTCGCCCAGAGAAGCCTATTGAGATATACGAATTCGAAGG CTGTCCATTCTGTCGAAAG GTTAGAGAAATTGTTGCCATTTTGGATCTTGATATTCTTTTTTATCCTTGTCCGAGAAATGGCCCGAATTTTCGTCCCAAGGTTGCTCAGATGGGCGGTAAACAGCAGTTTCCCTACATG GTTGATCCAAACACAGGTGTTTCAATGTATGAATCAGATGACATAATTCGTTATTTGGTTGACAAATATG GTGATGGAAGTGTTCCTATTACTTTGTCACTTGGAATTTTAACG ACACTCACTGCTGGTCTCGGCTTGCTTGCTCGCGCCGGAAAG GGATCAACTTATACTCCAGCAAAGTTACCACCAAAGCCACTTGTATTATGGGCATATGAG GGGTCTCCATTCTGCAAACTTGTACGCGAAGTAATCGTAGAATTGGAGCTACCACACTTGCTTATCAA TTGTGCTCGAGGTAGCCCGAAACGACAGATATTATATGAGAAAACTGGACATTTTCAG GCACCTTTTTTGGAAGATCCAAACACGGGGGTAGAAATGTTTGAGAGTGCAGAGATTATAGAGTATATAAAAGCAACTTATGCTCTTCAATGA